Genomic segment of Populus trichocarpa isolate Nisqually-1 chromosome 12, P.trichocarpa_v4.1, whole genome shotgun sequence:
GCTTTTGGTGTAGCAGTTCATTGGTTGGTTGCAAACTTTAAGTGGAACTAGAATCTTGTGTTTCTTCGCAAACCACATGTTAATTTtgtacaaggtttttttttttttttttttttttttttgaataattagttCGGCACCGgcctaatctctctctctcatttcttttcCCTGCAGGTTATTTCTACTTGGTCTTGACAAGTTCGGCAAAGGAGATTGGAGAAGCATATCAAGAAACTTTGTCATATCAAGAACACCAACGCAAGTGGCAAGCCATGCTCAAAAATACTTCATCCGATTGAACTCAATGAATAGAGATAGGAGGAGGTCTAGCATCCATGATATTACAAGTTTGAACAATGGAGATGTGTCTTCTCATCAAGCACCAATTACTGGTCAACAAGCGAACACAAGCCCTGCTGGTCCCGCTCCTGCTATGGGACCGCCAGTGAAGCATAGGACACAAGCCCATATGCCTGGTTTAGCCATGTATGGCCCGCCGCTTGGACACCCAGTTGCCCCTCCTCCAGGTCACATGGCATCGGCTGTTGGAACTCCGGTCATGCTTCCCCCACCTGGACACCATCCCCACCCTCCATACGTGGTTCCTGTTGCTTACCCAACGGCACCACCAAAAACTGCTTAATTTCACCAGAAGACTGGAGGATTTTGAACGAAGGAGGGGTGTTGCTAAGAGGACTTTTCTTTTCCTAGCTGGGTACTGAAAATGAAGATTCATTCATCAAGAACATGATCAACAAGATGTAAGGTGACTGATATTAGATGTAAGGTATCAGGGACTCTgcattttttatcattgaaatttTGTATTCTATGCTAATCATAACTGCTTAATTTATCAAACATCTCAACAAGATCAGTGGTGACTGCTCTGATACTTGGTATTTCTTCTGTCAAACATCTCCCTGTTGCCtctagaaaaattacaaaataatgagAACTCCATCTGAAAAACCGAGCCAGTACAAATACATTTTTGAAGCACAATTGATTGGTTGTCCAACTTCGACAAGAGAGAAACAAGGCATTTTTAGGGTAATTTCCAACGATCTCCgtttaacataatattttgtaCTTAAATTTGCGGGCCACCAAACCCTATAATACGTTAATTAGTtgtattgttttatcttttttcaattaattttcattttcataccCACCGGATTTTGAAAATAGCTACAATACTTCGTATTTAATGAAATTGCTATTTCAtgacccaaattttttttttttttaaagagcttCAGATAAAAACTGGGGGCTTCAGCACATTTTGATCATTTATCAACAAAAAGAGAAACGAATGAAGGGACAgcaatttgtttaaaaaacagaAGGGGGCCAGAAGGGGCGGAAACGAAACTCACTTTTCAGAGGCTTTAGAGCAACGCAGCATGCACAAATACTACCACTAAGGTGTAGCAGTCATACAGAACTAGAAGTTACTGATATACAAAATTTCAGACTACCACTACGATGAATGAAGAGAAGGTTTCCCCCTCGATTTTACATGAAGACGCCTAACAAGGATATGATACAACAGCCTCTTTCTTCCCCATTTCCACCATATGGGTGGTTCAGTCCTCTGCcgcttttttatttgttttcctgCAGGTATTGAGAGTAGTGAAAACACAAACGGAAAATCTCTAAACATCTTTCCGAGTTAAAATTTGACTACAAAGTTGAGAGAAGGGCATTGTAGATCTGAACCATCAAAAATTGAATAAACTGAATGATAGCAAGCAGGAATTTCTCACTTGTATTGCAGTATGCTCCCCATTGGGATTGCAATTTTGCATAGCTAGATCCAAGAGATGGCCAGAAGTTCATTTGAATCTTCATGACTTCCAGAACAGTTTGAAGACCAGCTCTGGAAGGTGCAATGTTTCCCAATTCAGATCCAGGACCTTCACCCAGCAATACCTTTTCAACAAATGCCCAGTCAGTGAAGTAATTAGATTTTAGACAACAAAGGTCAGTTTGAAGACCCTAGAGTCTGATCATTTTAGGAGGTTAGCAGGTACCACTTGGACTTGGCTGCCATGGTATCGCCACCCCTAGatcttttttaacaatttcaatcaTGTAACTTCTTCATGGTACATGCAGAGTTATGGAAAGTAAATTTCGATTCATATATAGGTCTACCATccaaatttaaatgtttttatctatgaCGAGTTTATGTGATTTCAGGTACTTTAATATTCACCTTGATCACTGAGGTGGCAGAAGATGATATTGAGCGTAGATTGTATCTGCAACagatgaaattattttcatgtgaactcagttgacatgagataattataataaagttaAAGAGTCAACTAGTAGACAAACCCGCCCTCTAGAATAACAAGCAACTTTCCACCAGTAAGAGTATACAACATATCTGTCATTCGTGAATAGCCAGCAGGAGTTAcctacaaaaacatcattgctgTGTCAATGTGACAAACCATCAAGAATAAAAGAAGCATAGAAGTAGATATGGTATTCATGGaacatcaaaagaaaaaatggcaAGAAAGTCGATAATTTTGGATGGACAGAGCTCCTTCAGTTCTTTGCAAGCAATTAATGCATCAATAGACTATTTTACAACACGATGAAAATTACCAAATAGCTCAGTAGAAATAGTATATATTGTGAAATGAGAAGACAAGAAACAATTGCAAACAGTTCAGTCAAAAAGCAAAATCCTTACATCACAGCATCCTAGAGGATCCCCCCTTGCAGCATCAAATCCAGCTGATATGATGGTGAAATCTGGAGCAAACTCAGTGGCTGCAATCATGTTGTTCAAGCATCATTGAATGTTTTAGGCATGAAAGACATGCACTTGTTATGAGAAACAAAACGACTGCAAACCATACAAAACACTGGAACAAAGACAAGATGGTAAACATTCCATGGAAAGATATAACAAAGCTTCATTCACAAACACATAACAAATACTTAACTGTAGTTTCTTACACAGGCAACAAGAAATATTAGTAAGCATTAAAAAATCACCTCAGCAAAGAGCATCCTGCACCTAAGCATGCCTATGGCAAACCAACACGACACTAGAAATTAATACACAAACAGCACAATAGCACACGGTTTTAGAAGAAACATTTACAACCTCAAGTTTTCCTTACCAATCTAGCTACTTATGCCAGACCAGCAGTCCATACTATATCTTCATCACCCAAAGGCTAAATTACATAATAGAGTACTGATTATAGCCAGACAATTGATGCACTctcttctaaatatttttaaaataaaaaagagcacAAGCAAAAGAACCCACTTCCACATAGAAGCAGATTTCAACATTTAGCATGCAAAATCcattaatattttacaaaacaagCAGTCTTTCCCAAACCTGGTTCCTCCAAGGAAAAACCAGAACTATATACACAATTGCCAAAGCACAGACTGCAGACAATCCCTTGCTAAATTTAATTCACATTTATGAAATAACAAAGAGATCAACCTATAGGTAGCACAAGGttttgaaaagcaaaaatataatcattatCACCAACTCCACCACGACTCCAGGGAATATTTACACAGGATCCTTCTGCACCATTTCTACCAACCTGCAAAAACATCCATGAACATTTACCACACTCGAAGCAAGATGCTAAAAATTAATAGAGCATATATATGAAGATATATAGGTCAATGATAATTACACAGCATGTAAAACCAAATTAACCAGAAGAGAAAAATACTAGTAGGATAAAATGTATCATCCTAAAAGTGTCCCAATTTTAGATGCAGCTTTGCAGATACACCGAGCCTTCACATTAGGATGTAATAATATTACTTTGCATAaattttttcccttctcttttcattacattttttttcagtCAATCTTAGccatttccttttcatttttttatctaatgtttatatatatatatatatatatatatatatatatatatatatatagagagagagagagagagagggagaggaaagGGTAATGAAGACAATGTACTAGGCCTCATGGGAGCTCCACGTCTTGCAGCTCTCCTTGAGGCCTTTGTAGCCTCATTTAGAGCCTCATGTAAAAGGTGACCTTGGAAAGGAGATGGCAAAGCACTATTGATGGTAATCTCACTAACTGGCAGGAAACTACTCATTTTTCTCCACTTCATGTCCAAAGTTAAAATCTCTGGGTCCAACACATTTCATACTGGTACCATACTGTCATCTTGACATGGGTAATCCATCAAAGTAACAAGCtccaaacaacaacaaatagtAAAGATGGATACAGTGTTCTgtctcaaaaggaaaaaaaaaatgatgtacaCAGGCACACTGcgacaaattatataatttaacacAATAAAGTCCTCGACACTGAATACCGGAGAAATCACAATTAACCTGCTCTATTACTAACACAACCAAGATTTGCTGTGTATTaacccaaaccaaaattttaaatgttaGTGCCAACCTTCCTGTCCCATGAAATATTCTGAGACCATGATGGGAACAAAATGAACAGAGGTCCAGGCCTGGTCTCTAATTTCCTGAGTTTCAAATGCTAACAGCGTTCCTTTTACATACCCATATTCTTCCAGCTCCAAAGTAGTTTAAGCTTTGGCTTCAGAAATATCTAACATAACAATATCTGGTGAaaagatcaatttaaaaaccTCTTCTAATGAAACTCAGTGAATTTTCTTCTACACTTGACCACCTGTACTGTTCAGACCTGTTACTTCCTATAAACTAGACATGCATCATCTTTAAATAATTTCCTCAAGCAGTAGCATATCATTCAGAgctcaaaaataataattcacctCAAGGAAAAAGAGCAAAAACATGTGCATTACTTTTACAAAGATTAACATAAATTGTATCTAACTGCACAAATCAAACACACTATATCTTCCCTCTCTATCTTAATGGCTAAACATCCTCAGTGTGAATTATAACACATCATTGACAGAGCTATCATTTTAGGACATGGATTATTGAACTCTCAACTAAGGATAGGTCCGACTACAATAAGAACAACCATTctcaaaaacagaaacaaaaacaaagacaaacaaaaaacaaaaaaagaagaaaccaaaTCACAGTGATAATAAAAGCAATAGTACTAATAAAATAACAACTGAATAACAATATCCAGTAGCAAGGGATAATCTTTAATTCATTGGAGATGACGTatgaaatatttcaataaatgcACGTCTCCATTATCAGTTCATGAAAACTTTTCATTGAAAAGCTCGATAAACAAAGTTGTATTTCCCTACACATTCAATCAGTGAATATGTCCAGCTCAATGAATTCAGTTTCTTGGATCATAGAGTCATTCCCTTCAAATGAACTCGTAGTAGGGTACAGCAGGGAAAAAGACAGGCAAATTTCAATTCTTGGATATACAGAGGTAGTAAGAGAATGGTTTATGTGTCCCTCTATAGATTCCTTTCAGTTAAATTAGGAGCCTTAATCCTCCTTTTAAGAAGTAAAGCAAATGGTGTGATGAGTCAAATACCTCATTAGCAGAGCCAGTGCCAGGATAGAACTTTCCCCCCTCATGTCTATGCAAAGATATGTATAAAACCTATAGATATATGCAAGTCAATCAACAAAAGCActtaacacaaaaacaaaaggaataaaaaaaaccattaaatgcAGCAAAGGAGAGAAGATATCCAGAGCATGCTTAGAATGCTTAAATTGTGCCTTATAACAGACTGCTCTGCATTACTGAAGGAAATCTCTTTAATACTTCAAAATTCTCTATACTAGGTGTTTCCATTGCCTAATTCTAAAACATTGCCAAAAATATAGGCACTAGAATTACCTCATTTTACtccatttcaaaaacaaattgatgggGTTGATAAAAAGACAACAGGAAAACGAATTGCAAATCAGCTTCTAGCACTATAAAGTGCGTAGCTCATTCATTAGGATAGGTATGGAAATTTTTACTTTCAGTTTCGAGAAAAGGAACATATTTGATCTCCTTTAGTATTATTTGGATAACAAAACATATTGTACAGCTCACCGATTTGTTCTGATCAAAAATTTCTTGTGTGCCATTTCCATGATGGACATCCTGCAAAAATCATTGTAgaagtataaaaaaagaagaaaaaattcagCTTACTGGTCAAAAGCAAAGAACAAAGACTGGCAACAAAAAGCATCAAAAGCtgtcagcaaaaaaaaaaaagtatcaagtGCAGTCAACAAGGACATTACCCAATCAACTATAAGCACCTTCTTGGCACCAGCAGCCTGAGCAGCTAACGCAGCAACTGCAGCATTATTATGAAGACAGAATCCCATTGCCTCTCTTACACCAGCATGATGGCCAGGAGGCCGAACctaattgatattaaatatcattaagAACATAATATAGACAGTTCCTCCACCCCTTGACAATACCAACAAAATTACATAACATGCAATCAGACATACCATAGCAAAACCATTTTTCACCCATCCTGAGAAAATTGTTGAAGCAAGATCAGCACACAATCCTGCCGCAAGCCTAGCAGCACATGCTGAATGCTCATTAGCATACGTGTCAGGAGTGAAATAACTGCCAACAAACCAACCAATTAATCATATAACCAGTCTCATCATAGAACCAACAAGTTCAATGAAAATGGTGCCTTTAACAACATACCAATCAAGGAATGTGAAAGTGTGACCCAAGAGGgtaaattattaaacaaaaacaccTTTCTGATGACATTTAGACAGAAAACTTAAGCAAGAGAGGGgaagcagaaaaagaaaaggaagaaggaaagaaagggaaatgaaaacaaaatatccaAAAAGCTCAAACCTTTTAAGGGTAAAATCAGAAATAATCCATAAACCAAAGAGCAAACAAGCCTGAACAAAAATATAGGCCTAGGACAGGTATGAAATCTTCAAAAGCTAAATTTATACAATTGATTGAGACATCTCAACTCCTTAAAGATCAAATTACCCTCCAAATAAACCATGTAAAAGGCCATTTAAACCCCCATCAAAAAACCAGAATTTGACACCCCCCCTAGCTTACAATTCCTTGCACACATCCAATCAGCGATGTCTTTACAGCATTACAGTAGACCCCAATAGTGAGAAATTAGGACAGCATTGCAAGGGCACACAAGACTGCAGAAACACATGCACCTGTACAGCATAGACATACCTGGAGAAAATATGGCTTGTGAGTTCTACATCTTGAATGTGTTCCAACGAATGCACCTAGAATATCAAATGACCTCATCAAAGACATTATCATTGTTTTCATGATTACCCAACACATTTCAGACAATAAACCTATTAGACAAACACATGGATATCATTAGCACTCGATAATGCTTATCACTCACCATTTGAAGTTCTTCTCGGGTAATCTCTCTTGCAGAAATTGGGTAGCATCTTCCAGGAAATAACCCTGCATACATTAGTGATTGTTGTCAAGTTGCTAATAGATAATAAAGGGAATGCCAAAACTATTAGACAATCTGTCGATTATACAATAAAAGTTCAGTGATTATATGGAACAAAGGAAGACAAACAGGAACTAATATTTCATTACTTAAGACTTTTATTGTGTATgattatttagaattatttaggAATACTAGTACTCATTATCTAGCAGTTAAAATAGGAATTTagctattttagttttattatcaAGACTATTTATAAGAGGGAAAAACGTATGTACCAGCAGTAGCAAGGCTAGCAGCAATAGCTCGAAGGCGATCAGATCGTTCTGGGTGGGGATGTGACTTCATTTGGACCTGCTTTGGACATAGCGATCACCAAgaataattaactaaattaagtgatcaggaagaaaagaaattccCATCAACTTCCCTTGCAATATCACAGACAGGTAAATGACATATGACCATCCATGAAAAATTACAATGCATCAAAGTCAAATTCAAAATCTATGTTTTAAACTGTGAAATTAGATACTATTGCCACTACATAAATTATGTTTGATGTTATATGGCTGGTTCACAATGTCACAACCTTTGGCAAGGGCAGCAATCCAACCAGAAATCACTAGATTTCCATCACTCCCTCAGTGAGAAACAATTTCCATGTCTCTACAATTTACATCTTGCTGAATTGTCCTATAAGTCAATATATGTTTGAAAGTAATCCACAAATCCATGCCTTAAATTACGCCTAAATGCTTGCAATTGCAGACAAGGATGGCAATTCTTTTTCCCAAGTTAACTCTTGCCAAtggaatcaaattgaaaatgcaattttaatcatcaccagtaataagAGCATTGAGGTCAAGCATTGAGTATTGGTGGAAAGGAGCAGAAGCAAGTATATATGGTTTTTCATCCCAAAAACTGTGTATGCATATAATTTTGTGATCACATAGGTTTAAATGCATACAAACTCCCTTACTTTACGATGCCATCAATGAGAGAATTTTAAAGATCTAGTTATCGAACcgttttgaatattttgatattttctgtAAAACTAGTCTATTTAAGAATTTGTCTTATTTAGAAATCTAAGCTTATTTAGGAGCTCTATTATTAAGCTTATTTAGgaactaaaaattattaatcagaTGCTTTCTATTAGCTTTGGTTTCCTTTGCttatttgcttttatatttcCTTCTTAGTTTAGGACTATTAGTGATGTTGGTGTCTATAAAAGGAGCACCTTATTCTATGTAACCATAGGACTTCAAATGATGGAGCTATGAGAGCTTTTGTTTAGTTTACAACTGCAGCCTGGTGTCTGATTTTCCCCTCCTCTTTCCTAAAAgcactcttttcttcttcctttcttccatttctttcttcCTACAGTAGGGTTACTATTCAAAGGAATAGTAACCATAACAAATCCTCCTAAAAATACACATCCTTAACCAATCCCAATTCCACATGCAAAAACCCCTAACCCTAATTCCCAACTAAAATCCCTACTTCTCCAAACCTAGCTCACCACAAACTGTTTGTGAGGAATTAATCCAAAGTTTTCTTACATCACTTCGGAAAAGCATACCTTCGCTCCAGTCCTTCCAACTACTCAAATGGCACCATTTTTTAAAGTTCCCATGTAATTATACCTTCGAGAGCCAGAACAAACAAACCATTTTGGGACGCACTATAATCAAGAGAGGGAAAAACATGGAGTGGAATAACTAAATCAATTACAGAAGTGATAATATGGCAAACACAATGGagttgacaataaaaaatattggcaaGGGTATCACTTGGAAACTACCCCCTAACAACCCCCTTTTCCCATACAACTAGGAAGTGAAGAGGGAAAGAATAAAGGCACCATACCTCTGAGTGTAGCAACATCCTCTCATCAAAACCAATTGCTGTCAAACTGTTGGAGGCTGAAAGTTGTGAGTGCATCTCTGCATTGATAAGGGTAAACATTATGGTAGTAGTCACAGATTAACACCAGACAATAAACCCCTCACATAAAAGTTGATATATTAGGCTATTAAATGGAGAACCTTTAAAGGTGAGGATGAAGTCACCAAATTGAAACTTAATGAACCACTTGATGTTTTCATCATTAAGGACATCATTCAAAAGTTAACAGATATTTTATGTTCCTTTAGATCCCCTGAAACTATAGAGGAGTCTGTCCAATATGTATAGTTAATTAGCTGCTACACATTAGGAGATGTGGACCAATCTGTGCAGTTAATAAGCATAAATACTAACAAAGACCACTAACcaggaaaataaataagaattatgATAAATCAAATgcataaatgattaaaaaaacaaaacaaaggaaCAGCAGACAACAACTTGTCGATTATGACCAACGGTTTACTCCAAGCCTTAACAGATGTTCAgaatcattcattcattcatacTCCAGAAACTAGAGAGAAGTCTATCCAACATTTATAGTTACCTAATAATATAATACCTGTTTGGAGACCTGGACCAGCTTATAGAATTCCTAATCCTATTCCCATATACTAACAAGTTCCACTAACAggtagtatatatatatagcaagtaTGATCAATCGAATGCACACAAAACTGGAGGAACAATACAATATGATCAATTATTGAAACATGTATCAACAGGCTTAATGGTTCATGGAACTGAatttggagggaaaaaaaattccaatttttAAAGACAACTGTAAGATAGAATTTCCACCTCTGCACCCAAGCTATTCAAGTTTCACGTTATGACCACTTCTATACAAATGAACGAGTAGTATGCATGGTTTTGCATATTAAATAAAGCCCTCCATCAAATTATGATTACAAGTACTTTGATCTACAGGCTGAAAATTCAAACACATTATACCCATGTGGTAACTTTAGTTATCTACCAAGAAAATAGTTTGATAACAGAAGGCAATGAGGTCAATGCTTTATGATCAGTGTTGGTTCAGGTGAACATACTAATTAATAACTACCAGGTGCTGGCTTGCAGTGTACACATGATCAACTTATATGACAACATTTTGAGCAGGAGTAAGTGCCATAATCTCGCACAAATTGGTTTATATGGAATATTATAACACATATAACTTCAACAAATTATCTTCTTCCTAAAAACTTTAATCATTTGTCAAGTTTCTACTACTTACCACTATATTCAGTGTTGGTTACCAAATGAAATTTAATCATCGTTCAtgattgaaagaagaaaataatgggGGGAAGAGAAGAGGGGGCGATAAGAAAATACTGGTAGTAGTAGCTGTTAGCTATGAAAAACAGATACATGTAATcacctttgttttttcctttcatttctgACTCAACCTCACTGCAACCTGCGTCTTGTGATGAAGGAGATGCAAAGCACCCCAGCCTCAAAATACCAGAATCTTTATGTTCACCACATAACTGCATAGAATTGATTGTGCAAGTCATCCACACACATACCATATCACATAAATATGTTGATGCGGATATTGATTCAAGTGTCAGCAGTGCATAATGCACAACCAAAAGATGACATGAAACATACATCACAGATGACACCATCGCCAAGATTAACCATAGTGCAG
This window contains:
- the LOC18103714 gene encoding transcription factor MYBS1, producing MASVGTWTRDEEKTFENAIAMHWIDEDSNEQWEKIASMVPSKSLEELKLHYKILVEDVCAIEAGNVPIPNYEGEEAASSTKDLHGLSGTMTTVKKLNCGYGSGFVGLGHESSGHGGKGASRSEQERKKGIPWTEEEHRLFLLGLDKFGKGDWRSISRNFVISRTPTQVASHAQKYFIRLNSMNRDRRRSSIHDITSLNNGDVSSHQAPITGQQANTSPAGPAPAMGPPVKHRTQAHMPGLAMYGPPLGHPVAPPPGHMASAVGTPVMLPPPGHHPHPPYVVPVAYPTAPPKTA
- the LOC7487094 gene encoding histone deacetylase 15 isoform X5, which produces MGSETIKTGRLANGEAQKSVHKERRGLSSNGMNGKHENLGSNRAGTSSSGEDYDLMMNTGDVDGNLDGDVEPVFVCRKARQGDLTFQDIHDNRDFFDEDDEDDSDWEPVQKHVELIKWFCVNCTMVNLGDGVICDLCGEHKDSGILRLGCFASPSSQDAGCSEVESEMKGKNKEMHSQLSASNSLTAIGFDERMLLHSEQVQMKSHPHPERSDRLRAIAASLATAGLFPGRCYPISAREITREELQMVHSLEHIQDVELTSHIFSSYFTPDTYANEHSACAARLAAGLCADLASTIFSGWVKNGFAMVRPPGHHAGVREAMGFCLHNNAAVAALAAQAAGAKKVLIVDWDVHHGNGTQEIFDQNKSVGRNGAEGSCVNIPWSRGGVGDNDYIFAFQNLVLPIATEFAPDFTIISAGFDAARGDPLGCCDVTPAGYSRMTDMLYTLTGGKLLVILEGGYNLRSISSSATSVIKVLLGEGPGSELGNIAPSRAGLQTVLEVMKIQMNFWPSLGSSYAKLQSQWGAYCNTRKQIKKRQRTEPPIWWKWGRKRLLYHILVRRLHVKSRGKPSLHSS
- the LOC7487094 gene encoding histone deacetylase 15 isoform X3 gives rise to the protein MGSETIKTGRLANGEAQKSVHKERRGLSSNGMNGKHENLGSNRAGTSSSGEDYDLMMNTGDVDGNLDGDVEPVFRKARQGDLTFQDIHDNRDFFDEDDEDDSDWEPVQKHVELIKWFCVNCTMVNLGDGVICDLCGEHKDSGILRLGCFASPSSQDAGCSEVESEMKGKNKEMHSQLSASNSLTAIGFDERMLLHSEQVQMKSHPHPERSDRLRAIAASLATAGLFPGRCYPISAREITREELQMVHSLEHIQDVELTSHIFSSYFTPDTYANEHSACAARLAAGLCADLASTIFSGWVKNGFAMVRPPGHHAGVREAMGFCLHNNAAVAALAAQAAGAKKVLIVDWDVHHGNGTQEIFDQNKSVLYISLHRHEGGKFYPGTGSANEVGRNGAEGSCVNIPWSRGGVGDNDYIFAFQNLVLPIATEFAPDFTIISAGFDAARGDPLGCCDVTPAGYSRMTDMLYTLTGGKLLVILEGGYNLRSISSSATSVIKVLLGEGPGSELGNIAPSRAGLQTVLEVMKIQMNFWPSLGSSYAKLQSQWGAYCNTRKQIKKRQRTEPPIWWKWGRKRLLYHILVRRLHVKSRGKPSLHSS
- the LOC7487094 gene encoding histone deacetylase 15 isoform X1, whose product is MGSETIKTGRLANGEAQKSVHKERRGLSSNGMNGKHENLGSNRAGTSSSGEDYDLMMNTGDVDGNLDGDVEPVFVCRKARQGDLTFQDIHDNRDFFDEDDEDDSDWEPVQKHVELIKWFCVNCTMVNLGDGVICDLCGEHKDSGILRLGCFASPSSQDAGCSEVESEMKGKNKEMHSQLSASNSLTAIGFDERMLLHSEQVQMKSHPHPERSDRLRAIAASLATAGLFPGRCYPISAREITREELQMVHSLEHIQDVELTSHIFSSYFTPDTYANEHSACAARLAAGLCADLASTIFSGWVKNGFAMVRPPGHHAGVREAMGFCLHNNAAVAALAAQAAGAKKVLIVDWDVHHGNGTQEIFDQNKSVLYISLHRHEGGKFYPGTGSANEVGRNGAEGSCVNIPWSRGGVGDNDYIFAFQNLVLPIATEFAPDFTIISAGFDAARGDPLGCCDVTPAGYSRMTDMLYTLTGGKLLVILEGGYNLRSISSSATSVIKVLLGEGPGSELGNIAPSRAGLQTVLEVMKIQMNFWPSLGSSYAKLQSQWGAYCNTRKQIKKRQRTEPPIWWKWGRKRLLYHILVRRLHVKSRGKPSLHSS
- the LOC7487094 gene encoding histone deacetylase 15 isoform X2; the protein is MGSETIKTGRLANGEAQKSVHKERRGLSSNGMNGKHENLGSNRAGTSSSGEDYDLMMNTGDVDGNLDGDVEPVFVCRKARQGDLTFQDIHDNRDFFDEDDEDDSDWEPVQKHVELIKWFCVNCTMVNLGDGVICDLCGEHKDSGILRLGCFASPSSQDAGCSEVESEMKGKNKEMHSQLSASNSLTAIGFDERMLLHSEVQMKSHPHPERSDRLRAIAASLATAGLFPGRCYPISAREITREELQMVHSLEHIQDVELTSHIFSSYFTPDTYANEHSACAARLAAGLCADLASTIFSGWVKNGFAMVRPPGHHAGVREAMGFCLHNNAAVAALAAQAAGAKKVLIVDWDVHHGNGTQEIFDQNKSVLYISLHRHEGGKFYPGTGSANEVGRNGAEGSCVNIPWSRGGVGDNDYIFAFQNLVLPIATEFAPDFTIISAGFDAARGDPLGCCDVTPAGYSRMTDMLYTLTGGKLLVILEGGYNLRSISSSATSVIKVLLGEGPGSELGNIAPSRAGLQTVLEVMKIQMNFWPSLGSSYAKLQSQWGAYCNTRKQIKKRQRTEPPIWWKWGRKRLLYHILVRRLHVKSRGKPSLHSS
- the LOC7487094 gene encoding histone deacetylase 15 isoform X4, whose product is MGSETIKTGRLANGEAQKSVHKERRGLSSNGMNGKHENLGSNRAGTSSSGEDYDLMMNTGDVDGNLDGDVEPVFRKARQGDLTFQDIHDNRDFFDEDDEDDSDWEPVQKHVELIKWFCVNCTMVNLGDGVICDLCGEHKDSGILRLGCFASPSSQDAGCSEVESEMKGKNKEMHSQLSASNSLTAIGFDERMLLHSEVQMKSHPHPERSDRLRAIAASLATAGLFPGRCYPISAREITREELQMVHSLEHIQDVELTSHIFSSYFTPDTYANEHSACAARLAAGLCADLASTIFSGWVKNGFAMVRPPGHHAGVREAMGFCLHNNAAVAALAAQAAGAKKVLIVDWDVHHGNGTQEIFDQNKSVLYISLHRHEGGKFYPGTGSANEVGRNGAEGSCVNIPWSRGGVGDNDYIFAFQNLVLPIATEFAPDFTIISAGFDAARGDPLGCCDVTPAGYSRMTDMLYTLTGGKLLVILEGGYNLRSISSSATSVIKVLLGEGPGSELGNIAPSRAGLQTVLEVMKIQMNFWPSLGSSYAKLQSQWGAYCNTRKQIKKRQRTEPPIWWKWGRKRLLYHILVRRLHVKSRGKPSLHSS